Proteins co-encoded in one Arachis hypogaea cultivar Tifrunner chromosome 13, arahy.Tifrunner.gnm2.J5K5, whole genome shotgun sequence genomic window:
- the LOC112736428 gene encoding uncharacterized protein, protein MANCADSEQFLVLSSIRTGLKREFAFAMKAQSEICGSLGRTRASKNGNAVQVVKSPVKKRSRKSSSGEGNKSEPKSEDLNCGVVKSEDGGGRGDVMSEEEAKSDVVDVEELKNEGVTVVVDETEKVGCEGDAKEGGEVCCSKEDGVVGGATPVSITGDSGGSLKGSVVSMEKPFRRFTRSLLKRKLEEDVSGAKDGNDKVNNNAEAVEVGGNNKKRANDSGKDVEVGDDVKEGIEDGALVAVSKASTKRCPTSLKELLATGILEGLAVNYARSVKAIKAGEAELRGVINGNGIVCHCEDCHGVEVVTPTLFKLHASRLNKCPPEYIYLENGSTLHDIMNTCLDVPLETLEEVIQKVIGGFTIKKSTFCFNCRDTNVVSRLLCNSCMESKECQPNLPTQTTDTSNCNVSHAVQSRSPEPIVVQKSINNGMKHSTSRDKSDGKVTKKDLRLHKLIFEADVLPDGTEVAYYVRGKRLLDGYKQGFGIVCSCCDKEISPSQFEAHAGWASRRKPYLHIYTSNGVSLHELSINYLKERKFSSSDNDDLCSICSDGGDLLCCDGCPRAFHIDCVPLPSVPTDTWYCKYCENVFQKDKYVAHNANALAAGRIAGIDPLAQIHERCIRIVKTHQVHHEGCVLCRQPYFSKIFSPRTMMICDQCEKEYHVGCMKDHNIQNLEALPEGNWFCCSECNGVHAALVNLVAGEEENLPDSLLSLIKRKHEEKGLETGAALDVKWKVLNWNLIASDKTRKLLSEAVAILHERFGPINSDSRADFIPAMIYGRKIGDYDFRGMYCAVLIVNQVIVSVGIFRIFGHEVAELPLVATPTDCQGQGYFQCLFSCIERVLASLKVKHLVLPAAEEAESIWTNKFGFTRVDQDEINEYRRRLRMMIFQETPLLQKPVSALAST, encoded by the exons atggcGAACTGTGCGGATTCGGAGCAGTTCCTGGTGCTGTCTAGTATCCGGACGGGTCTCAAGAGAGAGTTTGCATTCGCCATGAAAGCTCAATCCGAGATCTGTGGGTCACTGGGCCGGACCAGGGCCTCCAAGAACGGGAATGCGGTTCAGGTCGTGAAAAGCCCGGTCAAAAAGCGGTCCAGGAAGTCAAGTTCGGGGGAAGGGAACAAGAGCGAGCCGAAAAGTGAGGACTTGAATTGTGGGGTGGTGAAAAGCGAAGATGGTGGTGGTAGAGGTGATGTTATGAGTGAAGAGGAGGCAAAGAGTGATGTTGTTGATGTGGAGGAACTAAAGAATGAAGGTGTTACGGTGGTGGTGGATGAAACGGAGAAGGTTGGTTGTGAAGGTGACGCGAAGGAGGGTGGTGAGGTATGTTGTTCTAAGGAAGATGGTGTTGTTGGTGGGGCAACACCGGTTTCAATTACAGGTGATAGTGGTGGTAGTTTGAAGGGTTCTGTTGTTTCTATGGAGAAGCCATTTAGGAGGTTTACTAGGTCTCTACTAAAGAGAAAGTTGGAAGAAGATGTTAGTGGCGCAAAGGATGGGAATGATAAGGTAAATAACAATGCCGAAGCTGTTGAAGTTGGTGGTAATAATAAGAAGCGTGCTAATGATAGTGGCAAGGATGTTGAAGTTGGTGATGATGTCAAGGAGGGAATTGAAGATGGTGCATTGGTTGCTGTGTCCAAGGCTAGTACTAAAAGGTGCCCAACAAGTCTGAAGGAGCTTCTAGCCACGGGGATTCTTGAGGGTTTGGCAGTGAATTATGCTCGCAGTGTGAAG GCAATCAAGGCTGGAGAAGCAGAGCTTCGGGGAGTGATTAATGGCAATGGGATTGTGTGCCATTGTGAGGATTGCCATGGTGTTGAG GTTGTGACGCCCACCTTGTTTAAGCTTCATGCCAGTCGTTTAAACAAGTGCCCCCCAGAGTATATATACCTTGAGAATGGGAGTACTCTTCATGACATCATGAATACATGTTTGGATGTACCATTAGAAACCTTGGAAGAAGTTATCCAAAAAGTTATTGGAGGCTTCACCATAAAGAAATCTACCTTTTGTTTTAACTGCAGAG ATACCAATGTTGTGTCGAGACTATTATGCAATTCATGCATGGAGTCAAAGGAATGCCAACCTAACCTCCCCACTCAAACAACTGACACTAGCAATTGCAATGTTTCACATGCAGTTCAATCCAG ATCCCCAGAACCCATCGTGGTTCAAAAGTCAATAAACAATGGAATGAAGCACAGCACATCTCGTGATAAGAGTGACGGAAAAGTAACTAAGAA GGATCTACGCTTGCATAAGTTGATCTTTGAAGCAGATGTGTTGCCAGATGGAACAGAAGTAGCATACTATGTTCGCGGAAAG CGACTGTTGGATGGTTACAAGCAGGGTTTTGGAATAGTTTGTAGCTGCTGTGACAAAGAG ATTAGTCCCTCCCAGTTTGAAGCTCATGCCGGTTGGGCATCACGTAGGAAACC TTACCTCCACATATACACATCTAATGGAGTCTCACTCCATGAGCTGTCCATCAATTATTTAAAAGAACGGAAGTTTTCCTCCAGTGATAATGATGACCTCTGCAGTATATGTTCTGATGGAGGGGATCTTTTGTGTTGCGATGGATGCCCAAGAGCATTTCACATCG ATTGTGTTCCTCTCCCCTCTGTTCCAACTGATACCTGGTATTGTAAATACTGTGAGAATGTCTTTCAGAAAGACAAATATGTGGCGCATAACGCAAATGCGTTGGCAGCTGGAAGGATTGCAGGCATTGATCCTTTAGCACAGATACATGAAAGGTGTATTCGCATTGTTAAAACTCACCAGGTTCACCATGAGGGATGTGTACTGTGTAG GCAACCATATTTTAGCAAAATCTTTAGTCCCCGAACTATGATGATTTGTGATCAG TGTGAGAAGGAATATCATGTTGGGTGTATGAAGGATCATAACATACAAAATCTAGAG GCATTGCCAGAAGGGAATTGGTTCTGCTGCTCAGAGTGCAATGGAGTTCATGCTGCTTTGGTAAATTTAGTGGCTGGTGAGGAAGAGAATCTTCCAGATTCCCTCCTTAGCTTGATtaagagaaagcatgaagaaaaagGTTTAGAAACCGGGGCTGCTCTTGATGTTAAATGGAAGGTTCTGAACTGGAATCTTATTGCTTCTGACAAGACCAGAAAATTGCTTTCGGAAGCTGTTGCTATCCTCCAT GAGCGTTTCGGTCCTATAAATTCTGATTCGAGAGCCGATTTCATTCCAGCAATGATTTATGG GAGGAAAATTGGGGATTATGATTTTCGCGGAATGTACTGTGCAGTTCTCATTGTCAA CCAAGTAATTGTATCTGTTGGAATATTTCGCATCTTCGGGCATGAAGTGGCAGAGCTTCCCTTAGTGGCGACGCCTACAGACTGCCAAGGACAG GGTTACTTCCAGTGCCTCTTTTCTTGCATTGAGAGGGTGCTTGCCTCTTTAAAAGTGAAACATTTAGTCCTACCAGCTGCGGAAGAAGCTGAATCAATTTGGACCAATAAATTTGGGTTTACAAGGGTTGACCAAGATGAG ATAAATGAATACAGGAGACGTCTCCGAATGATGATATTTCAAGAGACTCCCTTACTGCAGAAGCCGGTTTCTGCACTCGCAAGTACTTAG
- the LOC112736429 gene encoding cyclin-dependent kinases regulatory subunit 1, which produces MGQIQYSEKYFDDTYEYRHVVLPPEVAKLLPKNRLLSENEWRAIGVQQSRGWVHYAIHRPEPHIMLFRRPLDYQQQQESQTQQSMLVK; this is translated from the exons ATGGGTCAGATCCAGTACTCGGAGAAGTATTTCGATGACACTTACGAGTATAG GCATGTGGTGCTGCCTCCCGAAGTTGCTAAGCTGCTTCCAAAGAATCGACTTCTCTCTGAa AATGAGTGGCGTGCAATTGGTGTTCAACAGAGCCGTGGTTGGGTTCATTATGCGATTCACCGCCCCGAGCCACACATCATGCTTTTCAGGAGGCCATTGGATTATCAGCAACAGCAGGAAAGCCAGACCCAGCAAAGCATGCTCGTCAAGTGA